A section of the Centroberyx gerrardi isolate f3 chromosome 8, fCenGer3.hap1.cur.20231027, whole genome shotgun sequence genome encodes:
- the suds3 gene encoding sin3 histone deacetylase corepressor complex component SDS3 isoform X1, translating to MASTLLSPMVDYYNDEEELDSVEDDDDRSFRGRDSEEDTEDASETDLAKHDEDDYVEIKEQMYQDKLASLKRQLQQLQEGTLQEYQKRMKKLDQQYKERLRNADLFLQLETEQVERNYIKEKKAAVKEFDDKKVELKENLIAELEEKKKMIENEKLTMELTGDSMEVKPIMTRKLRRRPNDPVPIPDKRRKPAPAQLNYLLTDEQIMEDLRTLNKLKSPKRPVSPSSPEHLPTTPMENPSQRYEARIEEGKLYYDKRWYHKSQAIYLESKDNTKISCVISSVGTNEIWVRKTSDSTKMRIYLGQLQRGAFVIRRRSAA from the exons ATGGCATCGACTTTACTATCACCCATGGTAGATTACTACAATGATGAAGAAGAACTTGATAGCGTAGAAGACGACGATGATCGGAGTTTCAGAGGAAGAGACTCGGAAGAAG ACACTGAGGATGCCAGTGAAACAGACCTGGCCAAGCATGACGAGGATGACTATGTGGAAATCAAAGAGCA GATGTACCAAGACAAACTGGCCTCTCTGAAAAGACAGTTGCAGCAATTACAAGAAG GTACGCTGCAGGAGTATcagaagaggatgaagaagcTGGACCAACAGTACAAAGAGAGGCTCCGGAATGCAG ATCTGTTTCTCCAGCTTGAG ACAGAACAGGTGGAGAGGAACTACATCAAGGAGAAGAAGGCGGCGGTAAAGGAGTTTGACGATAAGAAGGTTGAGCTGAAGGAAAACTTAATCgcagagctggaggagaagaagaagatgatcgAGAACGAAAAATTAACAATGGAGCTGACAGGCG ACTCGATGGAAGTGAAACCTATCATGACTCGGAAGCTGAGGAGACGGCCCAACGATCCAGTCCCCATACCAGACAAACGGAGAAAACCTGCACCAG CTCAGTTAAATTATTTGCTAACAGACGAACAGATCATGGAGGATCTGAGAACACTGAATAAG CTGAAGTCACCGAAGCGGCCAG TATCGCCCTCGTCTCCGGAGCATCTCCCCACCACTCCCATGGAGAACCCCTCCCAGCGCTACGAGGCCCGCATCGAGGAGGGCAAGCTTTACTACGACAAAAGATG GTACCACAAGAGCCAGGCCATCTACTTGGAGTCCAAGGACAACACAAAGATTAGCTGTGTCATCAGCTCAGTGGGGACCAATGAG ATTTGGGTGAGGAAGACGAGTGACAGTACAAAGATGAGGATCTACCTGGGACAGCTACAGAGAGGAGCGTTTGTCATCCGCCGACGGTCGGCCGCGTGa
- the suds3 gene encoding sin3 histone deacetylase corepressor complex component SDS3 isoform X2, whose protein sequence is MTALKDTEDASETDLAKHDEDDYVEIKEQMYQDKLASLKRQLQQLQEGTLQEYQKRMKKLDQQYKERLRNADLFLQLETEQVERNYIKEKKAAVKEFDDKKVELKENLIAELEEKKKMIENEKLTMELTGDSMEVKPIMTRKLRRRPNDPVPIPDKRRKPAPAQLNYLLTDEQIMEDLRTLNKLKSPKRPVSPSSPEHLPTTPMENPSQRYEARIEEGKLYYDKRWYHKSQAIYLESKDNTKISCVISSVGTNEIWVRKTSDSTKMRIYLGQLQRGAFVIRRRSAA, encoded by the exons ATGACAGCACTCAAAG ACACTGAGGATGCCAGTGAAACAGACCTGGCCAAGCATGACGAGGATGACTATGTGGAAATCAAAGAGCA GATGTACCAAGACAAACTGGCCTCTCTGAAAAGACAGTTGCAGCAATTACAAGAAG GTACGCTGCAGGAGTATcagaagaggatgaagaagcTGGACCAACAGTACAAAGAGAGGCTCCGGAATGCAG ATCTGTTTCTCCAGCTTGAG ACAGAACAGGTGGAGAGGAACTACATCAAGGAGAAGAAGGCGGCGGTAAAGGAGTTTGACGATAAGAAGGTTGAGCTGAAGGAAAACTTAATCgcagagctggaggagaagaagaagatgatcgAGAACGAAAAATTAACAATGGAGCTGACAGGCG ACTCGATGGAAGTGAAACCTATCATGACTCGGAAGCTGAGGAGACGGCCCAACGATCCAGTCCCCATACCAGACAAACGGAGAAAACCTGCACCAG CTCAGTTAAATTATTTGCTAACAGACGAACAGATCATGGAGGATCTGAGAACACTGAATAAG CTGAAGTCACCGAAGCGGCCAG TATCGCCCTCGTCTCCGGAGCATCTCCCCACCACTCCCATGGAGAACCCCTCCCAGCGCTACGAGGCCCGCATCGAGGAGGGCAAGCTTTACTACGACAAAAGATG GTACCACAAGAGCCAGGCCATCTACTTGGAGTCCAAGGACAACACAAAGATTAGCTGTGTCATCAGCTCAGTGGGGACCAATGAG ATTTGGGTGAGGAAGACGAGTGACAGTACAAAGATGAGGATCTACCTGGGACAGCTACAGAGAGGAGCGTTTGTCATCCGCCGACGGTCGGCCGCGTGa